In Salvelinus fontinalis isolate EN_2023a chromosome 8, ASM2944872v1, whole genome shotgun sequence, the genomic stretch tctaccctgcaccttagagactgttactaaccggctaccaccaggcactctaccctgcaccttagagactgttactaaccggctaccaccaggtactctgccctgcaccttagagactattaCTAACCGGCTACTaaccggtactctaccctgcaccttagagactgttactaaccGGCCACCACCAGGtactctgccctgcaccttagagactgttactaaccggctactaaccggtactctaccctgcaccttagagactgttactaaccGGCCACCAccaggtactctaccctgcaccttagagactgttactagccggctactaaccggtactctaccctgcaccttagagactgttactaaccggctactaaccggtactctaccctgcaccttagagactgttactagccggctactaaccggtactctaccctgcaccttagagactgttactaaccggctactaaccggtactctaccctgcaccttagagactgttactaaccggctaccaccaggtactctaccctgcaccttagagactgttactaaccggctaccaccaggtactctaccctgcaacttagagactgttactaaccggctaccacaaggtactctaccctgcaccttagagactgttactagtcGGCTACTAACCGTTACTCTAccatgcaccttagagactgttactaaccggctactaaccggtactctaccctgcaccgtagagactgttactaaccggctaccaccaagtactctaccctgcaccttagagactgttactaaccGGCCACCACCAGGTACTCTacactgcaccttagagactgttactagccggctactaaccggtactctaccctgcaccttagagactgttactaaccggctactaaccggtactctaccctgcaccttagagactgttactaaccggctactaaccggtactctaccctgcaccttagagactgttactaaccggctaccaccaggtactctaccctgcaccttagagactgttactaaccggctaccaccaggtactctaccctgcaacttagagactgttactaaccggctaccacaaggtactctaccctgcaccttagagactgttactagtcGGCTACTAACCGTTACTCTAccatgcaccttagagactgttactaaccggctactaaccggtactctaccctgcaccgtagagactgttactaaccggctaccaccaggtactctaccctgcaccttataaactgttactagccggctactaacaggtactctaccctgcaccttagagactgttactagccggctactaaccggtactctaccctgcaccttagagactgtcactaaccggtactctaccctgcaccttagagactgttactaaccggctaccaccaggtactctaccctgcaccttagagactgttactaactGGCTACCAccaggtactctaccctgcaccttagagactgttactaaccggctaccaccaggtactctaccctgcaccttagagactgttactaaccggctaccaccaggtactctaccctgcaccttagagactgttactaactGGCTACCAccaggtactctaccctgcaccttagagactgttactaaccggctaccaccaggtactctaccctgcaccttagagactgttactaaccggctaccaccaggtactctaccctgcaccttagagactgttactaaccagctaccaccaggtactctaccctgaaccttagagactgttactaaccggctaccaccaggtactctgccctgcaccttagagactgttactaaccggctaccaccagGTACTCTACCctacaccttagagactgttactaaccggctaccaccaggtactctaccctgcaccttagagactgttactaaccggctaccaccaggtactctaccctgcaccttagagactgttactagcctgctaccaccaggtactctaccctgcaccttagtcactgttactaaccggctaccaccaggtactctgccctgcaccttagagactgttactaaccggctaccaccaggtactctgccctgcaccttagagactgttactaaccggctactaaccggtactctaccctgcaccttagagactgttactaaccGGCCACCAccaggtactctaccctgcaccttagagactgttactagccggctactaaccggtactctaccctgcaccttagagactgttactaaccggctactaaccggtactctaccctgcaccttagagactgttactagccggctactaaccggtactctaccctgcaccttagagactgttactaaccggctactaaccggtactctgccctgcaccttagagactgttactaaccggctaccaccaggtactctaccctgcaccttagagactgttactaaccggctaccaccaggtactctaccctgcaccttagagactgttactaaccggctaccaccaggtactctgccctgcaccttagagactgttactaaccggctaccaccaggtactctaccctgcaccgtAGAGACTTCTGCACACTATAAAaatgtttctatactgttttacagactttatatgtatatactgtattctagtcaaggctcatcttatataactactactgtacacaccttttctattcatatactgtccatactgtctatatacaccattcacatacatatacattgagtataccaaacataatAGTGAAAACCTCTCTGCATAAAGAATCAAAAGGTGAAAGGCAGTGAGACGTTATATTCTTTCCTTTGTTGTATCAATCAGATCAAACGTTTGTCATGATGACTAAGATAGGCCTCGGGTCAAAATGTTGTGCAATAAAGGTGTTATGGGGCAATATACAGAGTGTACCAAACATGATTAACAAATGTTGAGTTGAATAAGTGGCATCTATAaaggatcacagctttcacctggattcagttGGTCAGtctatggaaagagcaggtgttcttaatgttttgtatacggAGTGTATGTCTATAGCGCAGATTCAACGGGTGCTTTTGTGATCCAAGATCAGTTTGGCATTCTCAGCTCGAACTGTTAAGGGTAGGATTTAGGGGGAATAAACTAATCATAGATCTTTGCTTAGGGCCAATATACAGTCCCAATGCAGTCTGGAATACAAATATGTATTGGTTTAGGATCCTCTTAGTTTTGAGTCAGACTGGAAATCCCTCAGAGCTTCTGTCTCCAGCTCACGACTAATTTAACACTACTAGTACAGGAACCTCATCCAAGACCTCTTGAATAATATCAGGCCTACTGAACGGAAGGCTGCGCAACAGCCAGTGTGGCATTTTAAAACGAAACACACCAGAGTGTTTCCCCGTTGAATAATGTTTAGATTTGTGCCTGTCAACAACCTAACATTAAACAGAAAAAAAAGTTGAAGCCTACTCTTGAACTACACAAAAGCAGTTATGACGGTCAGGCATTACATAGCCTAGCTACTGTATATCATTCCGTGTTCAAATATTATACAGACACATTCCTCAAAGAGACCGTTCAAATGTCCTCTGGTCACCTCGTATTCCACTGAGCCGTCCCCACTTAGTTCCATGAACTAATTTGTCCCTGTTAAAATTATTCCCAGATTATGTGTAGATGATCAAAGAGGAATACATGCAGTGTGCCTTAGGGGAAAGCAACTGTATCAGACAAATGGAAGGTGACGACAGGAGGCCTCCTGACTAAACTCGCAATATGTTACTATCTGTGGCCATCTGATAACACACAGCATCTGTCAATACCAGATTACAGATGACAATTTAGACATTGGGTGTCGTATATCacaggttggttggttggttgaggcCTCTGCTTTAGTGAATGTATAGTGCGCCTTCTAGTGGCATCTAGATGTAAGTACAGGTTTAGTCGATCAGACCTTGGTCAGCCAGCGTGCATGGTGGGCAGAGTTTGCCCTTCTGGGACTATTTCATTGATTGGTTCAAATTAAATCCTCAAAGTAATCATTGAGTGTACAACCCCCACATCATTCAAATGAAACAAATAGTTAAAATGAAGTCAGGAACGCACAAGTCACATTATTGCAAAGAGGGCTCAAATTTGATATTTAGCCTACCTCCAGAGGACTCCGGAGGCCATTAccggataaaaataaatgttgtatGTCTCGTGAATGAAGCAACCAATCAGGTACAAAACCAAATATAACTAATTCCATGAGAGCACAGACTGTTCCTCTTGTACTTGGTCAGTGCAGATACttcatttttttaaacctttatttaactagacaattcagttaagaacaaattcttattttcaatgacggcctaggaacagtgggttaactgccttgttcagggacagaatgacagatttttactttgtcagctcggggattcgatttcACAAccattcagttactggcccaacgctctaaccactaggctacctgcatatCAAAGCAGGTACTGTAGAATGCTCCCACATTTCAAGAATATAAAGCTTTTTTCTAGTTTTGGGCAAGTTGCAGACTACCAAGAAAGTAATCTAAGGCAAAAATAACATTATTGCAGCTATGTAACTGGGTTCAAGAGGTTCAAAGGCAATACATTATACTTGAAATCAGGTAATTTCTCTATGTAGCAATCCTCAATAGCCCTGAATCCATCCGTATTCATTGACATGTTCTGCAGCTATGAATAGAGTGAGAATGGAAGCCTCCCATTGAATTTCTGTTGGACAGTTCTGTATTCAGGACATTTTGAACATGGTTCTTGTAGGGACATGACTGGACTTTGGACATGCTGTGGCCACGCTCATAGAGTACTGCACAGTGGTGCACCTGTTGGAAAATGTCACCCCTACTGCTTGATGAGATGACATGCAAATACTATGACATTGAGACAACGCAGCAAATGGCcaattaccatgttgatattttATTGACTTTCAGAAATTGTAATGATACAATTTCTTCAAACGCATGGACAGAAGTGATGCAGTGATCCATGTCAAGTCCAAATCAAGCCCAGTGGAAGGCTTGGGTTGTTCAACTGCCACTGGTTTATGCTGTGTGACATGGGAAAAATATTGGCGTAGTCATTATAGGAGCCCATTGTAGGAAGCCATTTCACATGCAAATGAAGGACCTCTGATTCCTTTTGATTCACCACTCAACGTTCGCCGTCTTTTAGTCTGTGGGCACACGACACAAGGGCTGTTCTGGTGTAATCGTCTTTCAGCTCAAATTGCGGTGTGTTTTCCTTGCTTCGTGGAGCACCTGTGCAGAGTTCAAAGCATTTGATGTGTGTGTCACCCGGCTTTCAAGAGGATGTCCTTAGAACACCCAATTGACAAGTAATTGCTCCTCGAATACGTTTTATGTCCAGATTATGCTGGAAGAAATATACTGCTCATAATAAAAAGGTTATATGATTGAAGTAAAAAAAGCAAGCATTTTATATGGACTAACCAAATATCATATGAAAGGCTACATTACACCGTAATTACCCTCTAGAGATAAATGGATGGCCTTTGCAAAACATTTAGTCACTTTGTGTCacttatatataaaaaataaacacatacaTATACTGttactgtttttcacaattcctgacatttaatcccagtaataattccctgttttaggtcagttaggatcaccactttattttaagaatgtgaaatgtcagaataatagtagagagaatgatttatttcagctttaatttcatttgtcacattctcagtgggtcagaagtttacatacactcaattagtatttggtagcattgcctttaaattgtttaacttgggtcaaacgtttcgggtagccttccacaagcttcccacaataagttgggtgaattttggccccttcctcctgagagagctggtgtaactgagtcaggtttgtagacctccttgcttgcacacgctttttcagttctgcccacacattttctataggattgaggttagggatttgtgatgaccactccaataccttcactttgttgtccttaagcccttttgacacaactttgtaagtatgcttggggtcattgtccatttggaagacccattagcaaccaagctttaacttcctgactgatgtcttgaaatgttgcttcaatatatccacataattttcctccctcatgatgctatctattttgtgaagtgcaccagtccctcatgcagcaaagcacccccacaagatgatgctgccacccccgtgcttcacggttgggatggtgttcttcgacttgcaagcctccccctttttcctccaaacataacaatggtcattatggccaaacagtttcatcagaccagaggacatttctacaaaaagtacaatctttgtccacatgtgcagttgcaaaccgtagtctgccatttttatggcggttttggagcagtggcttcttccttgctgagtggcttttcgggttatgtcgatataggacttgttttactgggatatatatacttttgtacccgtttcctccagcatcttcacaaggtcctttgctgttgttctgggattgatttgcacttttcacaccaaagtacgttcatctctaggagacagaacacgtctccttcctgagcggtataacggctgcgtggtcccatggtgtttatacttgcatactattgtttgtacagatgaacgtggtaccttcaggcgttttggaaatgactcccaaggatgaaccagacttgtggaggtctacaatttttttctgaggtcttggctgatttacccatgatgtcaagcaaagaggcactgagtttgaaggtaggccttgaaatacatccacaggtacacttccaattgactcaaacgatgtcaattagcctatcagaagcttctaaagccatgacaccattttctggagttttccaagctgtttaaaggcacagtcaacttagtgtatgtaaacttctgatccactggaattgtgatacagtgaattacaagtgaaataatctgtctgtgaacaattgttggaaaaattacttgtgtcatgcacaaagtagatgtcctaactgacttgccaaaactatagtttgttaacaagaaatttgtggagtgaaaaacgagttttaatgactccaacctaagtgtatgtaaacttctgattacAAGTGTAGAATATgtatacaaagtatgtggacaccccttcaaattagtggattcgtctatttcagccacaaccattgctgacaggtgtataaattgAGCAAACAGCCATGGgttcagtagaatggccttaccgaAGAGCTCAAGGACTTTTAACGTGCCACTGTCACAGGATGCTCCCTTTCCAACAGGTCAGTTTgttaaatttctgccctgctagagctgccccggtctactgtaagtgctgttattgtgaagtggaaacgtctaggagcaacaacgtctcagctgcaaagtggtaggccacacaatctcacagaatgggaccgccgagttcTGAAGCGCATGAcgtgtaaaaatagtctgtccttgattgcaacactcattaccgagttccaaactgcctctggaagcaacgtcagcacaataactgttcattggAAGTTtaatgaaatggatttccatggtcAAGAAGCCGCactatgtgcaatgccaagcgttggctagagtggtgtaaagcttgccgccattggtcTCTGGAGCTGTGGAAACTCGTTCtccggagtgatgaatcacgcttcaccatctggcagtccgacagacgaatctgggtttgacggatgccaggagagcACTATCAGCCCCAATGCTGCCCCAATGCATGCAAGTTTGGTgtaggagaaataatggtctggggcagtttttcttggttcgggctaggccccttagttccagtgaagggaaatcttaactctatagcaatgacattctagacgattttgtgctttcaattttgtggcaacagtttagagaagtccctttcctgtttcagcatgacaaatgcccgagtgcacaaagcgaggtccatacagaaatggtttgccgaaatcagtgtggaagaacttgacttgcctgcacagagccctgacctcaactccactgaacacctttgggatgaattgcaacaccgactgtgagccaggcctcgCAGCAATGTAACAAGatatagtggaaagccttcctagaagggtggaggcagttatagcagcaaaggtgggaccaactttatattaatgcccatgattttagaatgagatgttcgacaagcaggtgtccacatacctctggtcatgtagtgtatatatatatatataaaaataaaatcagCTGTTGCAGGACAGCATGACATTGTGGTTCGAGAGCATCTCTCTCAGCTGGGTATCACACTACCCTCAGTGCCGTCTAGGAAATACCATCTGCTTGCTATAGCCATATCGCTCAAGAAAAGCCTGAAGTACTCTAGGTCACTAAAATGTGGCTTATTATTGAAGAACCCATATGAGTGTCAGATTTTCTGGTGCTTTGTTCATCTGACTTCGGCCAACATGAGGTAATTTCACAGAGCTGTATCCACCCCTATCACTCAGGATAGTATACCACGGTGCCACACTGCTTTCTCAAGACAGACACAAAAATGAACAAGCCATGTAGAAATCCACTTAGTTTGTTTTTTATGTTTGTTATTTGACCTTATGAGGTCTATATTGGGCTgtcctcctggacagacaggcaTGATTCACTAAGTCAATTGGTGAACAGGTGACCCCTGACTGCGGAATAGAAGGCCTTATTTACAAGTCATTGTTCAAATACGTCAGGCGCCTGCTTTCATGCCCCCTCGCATCAAAGAGAAAGATCAAAAGGTCACAAATGAGGCTGCTGACTATTTTCTGGCAAATATTGAGATTTGGTTATGACAAACATGGAAATAACAGAATCCAATTTAAAAATGCAAATATTTAACTGTGAATCGCATACATACAGATCAGATAAGAGCGCTTTAAAGACAGTGCATTAAAGGAAATGTGAGGCAAATCAATTACACAATTTAAACTCAGTTCCCAATACAATCAAACCCAAGGAAAACGAGTTGAGCACCAGGTAAAACTTTTAAAGCAAACCATGGATAAGTAGTACAATTACATTTTCTGTAAATTAGATATATTGAGCATTATGCATACCATCAGCCCTAGCGATCAAACTGGAGTACAGCTTGTTGAATTTACctcaccattttttttttacactcaaTTATGTACATATAGGTTTGCAAAAATCTATTTCATGCAACTCTTTGCGTGACGTAAAAAATGTGCCATATTTCTTAGATACTGTGTAATAATCGTATGAGCTTGAGGATTTGATGGCATTGAGGGGAGGGGACATGAGGCTGTATGGGGTACTGTAGTATAAAATGCACATTATATTCAGTCAGCGGAGGATCAGTCAGAGAAGGAATAGACACAGCCATCTATCCAGCTGAACAAATAGATATTTTCTGAGCTCACTCAACAGCAAACGAttattatttaattaaaatatatatttctgaAGTAAAAATAGGCTTATTTTAATATAGCTTTGTCTGGTATCATTACACTCAATGGATATTTGGAAATTCCAGCTGGTAATAGTTACCCTGTATTCCCTGGTGTATACATGTCAGGGATTGTCTTTTAGTGTTGACAAGGAACACTGGGTATCCAAAGACTGGCAGGTAAGTGAGATTCATATAGTTGCTCTAGTAATGATTTGAACCAAAAACGTTATTACATAGCAATAATTGTCACAATTGTGGAGAAATCATGCAAattaatcaacaacaacaaaataataataatcttgtCTTTAATCTTTTCACCAGGATGAGCCACTGGAGAAGAGGTTGGCCAGCCAAGTGGCTAGTCTGATTAAGAGATCTAAAGCCCATCAGTTCTACGGGCTCATGGGCAAACGCTCAGGTAACACTAACATTCTTCCTGTGCAAATCTGTAAAATGGATCTTATTACAGGATTAAGGTAGACTAGAATACAAATTGTATGGTGTGTACTGTATTTATGTTCAGTATGTATTATATCTAATTAATAAGCAAAGCAAATATTCAAAGCAAATCGGCTTGTCTTTTTAAACTCAAATACATTTGAGTGCTTAACAAATACCTTTTACTACAGATGTTCAGCAGCAGCCTATTCGAGTGAATAGAAGACGTAAGTATAGAACACTGGAGTAATGACAAACACTTTTTTTGGAATATAGTGGTAGCCTAAACAGAACTCTCTGGTCCACCGTTCACACActatattttagattattcagtGTCTAAATCCTATCAGCAAACCAACAGTATGAGCAATTTTTCTCCATTACATGTATTTAAAACCCGTTTTAAATGTAACAATGCATCTCCTTTTTAAATGAATCTTTCCTGATTTTGTCTTCAACAGGAAATAAAGGGGAGATGTTTGTTGGACTTATGGGAAGAAGAGCATCAAGTGGGGGTAAGAATAATTCAACTCCATATAAAATCTCAAGGTAAttttattaaaaatacaaaaaaataatgaCAAAAACACAGCACAGAGAAGTAACACCAAAGGTTTAAACAATAAAGCAGGTACCGGCAATTCCAGTCGTGCGCCGTGAACAAATGCTTTTTTGTTGCTGCAGAATCGTTCACAAGAATCATTCCAGATGCTACCAGCACTGCGATCGATATCGCCGAAGgatcacacacacaaccaggtaTTACTTACACATTGATGTTATGGTTAAAACCTGAGAGCACTTTGTAACATTGTAATGTAGTTTGcacagtaaaacattttaaactgTTAAATATACATGTGAAACCTGTATTTATGATGCAAACCAAACATTTTAACTGGAATTCTGTACTATTTGTATTTCTTCATTTGGCAGATTCACAAGAGGCATGGGACCAACACCTGTATTCCTACAGATAATAAAAAAGATTCAGATTTGAATGTTTACATGATCTATACAATGTTGATATCAAGgcataaaaaaaaagaaacaacAGTATCTCATACTTTTAGGAAAAAATTCTATGTTTTTAAGGTATCCAAGTTCATGCCGATGATTATTGTATATTCCATCCCAAAAAAAAAGCACTTGTCTCTGCAAACAACTGCCACTGTGttgaatgaaataaaataaaaggccAGGAATCCTGCAGCAGGTCAGaagtatgtatttttttttttggaggacaaagaagCAAAACATTCATTATGTGATCCACTAGTCTGAGCTTTCGGTACAAGGCTTCGACGAGGTGTAAAAACATTCGTAGCTTATCTTGATTTAGGTGGATCGTTTAAAACAAAAGTCATCAACTCAAATTCTCAGACTTTCATTGTTTAACAATATTTAAGCCAAGAATTGATTGAATGGTGACATGGCGACAAATTTCTACAATATAAATACGAGTCGAAATGTAAAACAGGGGACGAGAGTTCCTCCAGACAAGAAAAACCTAGTAAAGGGAAGCTATACagggtggatggagggatagaagaAAGAACACTGTGGTATTGATAGTTGATAGGACTCCTATCCTGGCAGGAGGTGGTAGAAGAAAGAAGAGTTTATTAGGTGGCTCACTTGTGAGCCTTTAGCCTATGTCCCTTTGGGCGGGGTCCATTTTAACGAACTGGGGTCAATGGTTTTGTTGTTGCTGCCTCTTTTGGTCTCCTTGGATTTCCACTCGTCGATCAGATCCTGTAAGGGGGAGTTCAGTTCATAGAATTGATTGGCCTTTTACAGGAATTTGCATCAGATTCAAGAGCACTGCGTCACAG encodes the following:
- the LOC129860369 gene encoding protachykinin-like isoform X2 produces the protein MDIWKFQLVIVTLYSLVYTCQGLSFSVDKEHWVSKDWQDEPLEKRLASQVASLIKRSKAHQFYGLMGKRSDVQQQPIRVNRRRNKGEMFVGLMGRRASSGESFTRIIPDATSTAIDIAEGSHTQPDSQEAWDQHLYSYR
- the LOC129860369 gene encoding protachykinin-like isoform X1 produces the protein MDIWKFQLVIVTLYSLVYTCQGLSFSVDKEHWVSKDWQDEPLEKRLASQVASLIKRSKAHQFYGLMGKRSDVQQQPIRVNRRRNKGEMFVGLMGRRASSGESFTRIIPDATSTAIDIAEGSHTQPGITYTLMLWLKPESTL
- the LOC129860369 gene encoding uncharacterized protein LOC129860369 isoform X3; its protein translation is MDIWKFQLVIVTLYSLVYTCQGLSFSVDKEHWVSKDWQDEPLEKRLASQVASLIKRSKAHQFYGLMGKRSGNKGEMFVGLMGRRASSGESFTRIIPDATSTAIDIAEGSHTQPGITYTLMLWLKPESTL